In Moorena sp. SIOASIH, the sequence TTGCTCGATGACGTTGCTCAGGTTAGGGTTAATTCAGGCATCGACACTTTGCTGGAATTGGAAGATTTGACCAATGAATTGCTCAATCAGCAGGTTGATGAAAATCTCTTCCTGAAATCCATCAAGTCACCGACATCCCAACTGCCAATCAACCTTCTTTATGGTTTTGTAATAGAGCATTACCACTTTATTTCTCAACAGAGCTGTTTTGATTCTCCTGGACTTAGCTTCCAAAGCTCTACAAAAGTTCGACAATTGCTCAACGAACGCTACACTCAAGAATACCGCCAAGACCAGGAACTGGCAATGGCAGCACTTAATGCTATTGGCATTAGCCGTGAAGAACTCGCGGACACCATGCCACTCCCAGAAACCATGGGGATGTGCCATGCTTTGACCTATTGGGCGAACTTTGAGCCACTCTTTTTCTTGAGTACCCTGGGATTTTTGGCAGGTGAGACCCGTAAGAATTTTGAATTTTATAGTAAAGCCTGTGAGCGTGTTGAACTAGATTCTGGCTTTATCAACCCGATTAGACAATTGGCAAACAGCAAGCTAAAACTCGAACCAGAAAATCTAAGCCGTCGCATCTTTCAAGAAATACCTCACATTGATCCGCAAACAAAGCAGCGATTTAGAGGACAAACTTACCTGTTTGTTGAAATCTACAACAATTTATACAAAGCTATCTGGAATCATTACTCCTCTGCCAGTCATTTACTGCGGCGAGTTTCCGCAATTTAAGTTAGCGACGGAGTTATCTCAATTCTCAGACTCATTTTCCCTACTCCCTACTCCCTACTCCCTACTCCCTGTTCCCTGTTCCCTGTTCCCTGTTCCCTATTTTTTCCCTACTCCCTACTCCCTATTCCCTACTCCCTTTACTATATGTCATTAACAAACGTTTTATTCCAACAACCACTGTTCAAAAATCGGGTATTTTTTGAATTCAAGGACACTGAAGTTGAAATTAATTATGGCGGTCAAGGATGCGCGATCGCGGTTGAGCCGGAATACCAGAAGGAAACTGTCCAACTGCTAAGGCTTTTACAAATGGGCGGTATGTCCCCAGAGCAATTGGGTCTGGCCTGTCCAGGAATCCAAGAGGATATTCCTGAACTGCTGGCTGAGCTGGATCGCCGGGGTCTACTGATAGAAACCCATCAGGAAGTGGAATCTCGTGGGGTGACTGGACACCAGTTCTATCGAGAGTTGTGCCGATTTCTGAACCGCATGAAGGGGCAATTTCCCCCTTCTCCTTTCTCAGAAAAGATGGCTGATGGGACGATTACTAGAAACCAGTTGATTGGTTATGCTTTGGAATCCTATCACGTTACCCATCTGTGTCCTAGACTCTTAGCACCATCCTTAGCCAATTATGAATCCCCTCGGACCCAAAAACTTCTCCAGGAATTTTTTGTTTCTGAGTTGCACCATGACCGTTTGATTGAGAATTCCTTGAAGAGTGTGGGCATCGAAGGTGAGCAACTGCAACGGATGCAGCCCCTACCCATGACTTTCGCCGTCTGTTCCACCCTGGCCGTTTTTGCCAAGCAGCATCCTCTGAGCTTTAAGGCTGCACTTTTGTTGTTTGAAGAAGACGACAAGGTATTCCACGAGTTGTTTAAGCAGCAGTCCCAAGCTTTGGAGTTACCACCTGAATTTTATAAACCCATCCTGCTCCATGCCGGTATCAATGAAGAAGGGGCACATGAAGAGATCACTTCGATGCTGCTGGCAGAAGTGGCTTATGTGTCACCAGAAGAACAATTAGTGGTTAAAAAGAATCTGGGAATTCTGCTGGAGTCTATGGTTCGGCGGACTCAGGAAATTCTGGATTACTATGGTAACTCTAATAATATCATTCCTCGTT encodes:
- a CDS encoding iron-containing redox enzyme family protein, encoding MSLTNVLFQQPLFKNRVFFEFKDTEVEINYGGQGCAIAVEPEYQKETVQLLRLLQMGGMSPEQLGLACPGIQEDIPELLAELDRRGLLIETHQEVESRGVTGHQFYRELCRFLNRMKGQFPPSPFSEKMADGTITRNQLIGYALESYHVTHLCPRLLAPSLANYESPRTQKLLQEFFVSELHHDRLIENSLKSVGIEGEQLQRMQPLPMTFAVCSTLAVFAKQHPLSFKAALLLFEEDDKVFHELFKQQSQALELPPEFYKPILLHAGINEEGAHEEITSMLLAEVAYVSPEEQLVVKKNLGILLESMVRRTQEILDYYGNSNNIIPRCFT